DNA from Terriglobales bacterium:
CTTGTAGCCGTAGCAGCCGACGCGGTCGGCGCGCAGCGTGTCGATGGTGATGAGCAGGACGTTCGGCCTGCCGGCTGCCGCCTTCCGTGCCGGCGCGGACTTCTGCGCGAGGGCGCCGCCGGCGGCGAGCAGCAGCAGCACGGTGGCGAAGGCGCGCTTCATCGCGGCGTCCCGAGCGCGCGGGCCTTTTCCATCTCGGCGCGCGCTTCCTCGTGCAGGCCCTTGGCCTCGAGCACGCGGGCGAGCGAGACGTGCATGCCGGGCAGCTCGGGCGCGAGCTCTGCCGCCTTGCGGGCGGCTGCGAGCGCATCGTCCACCTGGCCTTGCGCGAGCAGCATCTCGCCCAATGCGCGGTATCCCTGGGCGTAAGCGGGATTGATCTCGATGGAGCGCTGGAAGGCGGCCATCGCCTCGGCGGGCTGCTGTTGCCTGACATAAGCCACGCCGAGATTGAACGCGGCCGAGTAGTTCGTGGCGTCGAGCTCGAGCGTGCGGCGCAGCGCGGAGATGGCGTTCTGGTTGTCGCCCGCCTGGGCGTACGACAGGCCGAGGTAGTAGAGCGCGAGCGTGTAGTCGGGGCTGAGCTCGAGCACGCGCTGGAACTGGGCCACCGCCGCCGGAAAGTCCCGGAGGCGGAAGTAGTCGATGCCCAGCAGGTAATGGACCGGGACGGAGTCACTCTCGGTGGCGAGCGCGGCGCGCAGCTTCGCGACCGACTCCTGGTAGCGGCCTTGCTGGCTGTCGTCGATG
Protein-coding regions in this window:
- a CDS encoding tetratricopeptide repeat protein, whose translation is IDDSQQGRYQESVAKLRAALATESDSVPVHYLLGIDYFRLRDFPAAVAQFQRVLELSPDYTLALYYLGLSYAQAGDNQNAISALRRTLELDATNYSAAFNLGVAYVRQQQPAEAMAAFQRSIEINPAYAQGYRALGEMLLAQGQVDDALAAARKAAELAPELPGMHVSLARVLEAKGLHEEARAEMEKARALGTPR